Proteins encoded together in one Rhizobium bangladeshense window:
- a CDS encoding DMT family transporter has product MKSKTHGYIFALLALTIFSLQDAISKHLASTYPPIFVTMIRYWAFGLFTVILASKMRGGLKATARTKRPALQVARGVLLAVQVVLAITCFAVIGLARSQAIFSATPILIALLAMPILGERVGWRRWAAIGAGLFGVLLILKPEGDFFDVKLLLAILSCFNFAFYVIATRLVSRDDPSMTSFFYTGVVGAVAMTLIGPFYWSWMSSGDWGWMALVCMTSISSHYFLIRAYDSLDAAAVQPLTYLSLVYASIIGVTIYGETLSLNTIVGSAIVVAAGIFTVWREHVVGRRASKACGTTLDLGDAG; this is encoded by the coding sequence ATGAAATCGAAGACCCACGGCTATATTTTCGCCCTATTGGCGCTCACCATCTTTTCGCTGCAGGACGCCATCTCCAAACACCTGGCATCGACCTATCCGCCGATCTTCGTGACGATGATCCGCTACTGGGCCTTCGGGCTTTTCACAGTCATTCTCGCTTCGAAGATGCGCGGCGGTCTCAAGGCGACCGCCCGCACCAAACGCCCCGCCCTGCAGGTGGCGCGCGGCGTGCTGCTTGCAGTCCAGGTGGTTCTGGCCATCACCTGTTTTGCTGTGATCGGCCTTGCCCGTTCACAGGCGATCTTTTCCGCGACGCCGATCCTGATCGCACTGCTGGCAATGCCGATCCTCGGCGAGCGGGTCGGTTGGCGGCGGTGGGCGGCAATAGGCGCCGGGCTTTTCGGGGTGCTGCTGATCCTGAAGCCGGAAGGTGATTTCTTCGATGTGAAGTTGCTTCTCGCTATCCTTTCCTGCTTCAATTTCGCCTTCTACGTCATCGCTACGCGACTCGTGAGCCGAGACGATCCTTCGATGACCAGCTTCTTCTATACCGGCGTCGTCGGCGCCGTCGCGATGACGCTTATCGGGCCGTTCTACTGGAGTTGGATGTCGTCAGGCGACTGGGGCTGGATGGCGCTCGTCTGTATGACCAGCATTTCCAGCCACTATTTCCTGATCCGCGCCTACGACAGTCTCGATGCCGCCGCTGTCCAGCCGCTGACCTATCTGTCCCTCGTCTACGCTTCGATCATCGGGGTGACTATCTATGGCGAAACGCTCAGTCTCAACACGATCGTCGGCTCGGCGATCGTCGTCGCCGCCGGCATCTTTACGGTGTGGCGCGAGCATGTCGTGGGACGCAGGGCTTCCAAAGCCTGCGGCACCACGTTGGACTTAGGCGACGCC